One region of Salvia miltiorrhiza cultivar Shanhuang (shh) chromosome 3, IMPLAD_Smil_shh, whole genome shotgun sequence genomic DNA includes:
- the LOC131014364 gene encoding probable receptor-like protein kinase At5g18500, protein MMASDLNAELLKNAGVLHLKVWEVIGIIVGLLIVIILFLLTFYLTSQKKLRRDQEKFPISQIPIVSKEIKEVRVSTEEFAPQDRVLLTVHDQSNDRQSDRVPVHLGMPKVKNGDDSSQLGSFHHADKDYCGSQSGEEWSSGTFGGSKPSSSYPITAPSPLSGLPEFSHLGWGHWFTLRDLELATNRFSKENVIGEGGYGIVYQGQLINGTPVAVKKLLNNLGQAEKEFRVEVEAIGHVRHKNLVRLLGYCIEGTHRLLVYEYVNNGNLEQWLHGAMCQHGYLTWEARMKVLLGTAKALAYLHEAIEPKVVHRDIKSSNILIDEDFNSKVSDFGLAKLLGAGKSHITTRVMGTFGYVAPEYANTGLLNEKSDVYSFGVLLLEAITGRDPVDYGRPAAEVNLVDWLKIMVGSRRSEEVVDPNIDRRPSTRALKRALLTALRCVDPDSDKRPRMSQVVRMLESEEYPIPRGDRRHRRTRASSFEIDSQRENCDTDKSDNRDLR, encoded by the exons ATGATGGCTTCTGATCTCAATGCCGAACTCTTGAAAAATGCCGGCGTTTTGCATCTCAAGGTCTGGGAAGTTATTGGAATAATAGTCGGGTTATTGATTGTGATCATCCTCTTTCTGTTGACATTTTATTTAACTTCACAAAAGAAATTGAGAAGGGATCAAGAAAAGTTTCCCATAAGCCAAATACCTATTGTTTCTAAGGAAATAAAAGAAGTCCGAGTCTCCACTGAGGAATTTGCTCCACAAGACAGGGTCCTTCTCACTGTTCATGACCAGTCAAATGATAGACAATCAGATAGAGTTCCGGTCCATCTGGGGATGCCTAAAGTGAAAAATGGAGATGACAGTAGCCAGTTGGGTTCGTTCCACCACGCTGATAAAGATTATTGTGGATCACAATCAGGAGAAGAATGGAGTTCAGGAACATTTGGTGGATCTAAACCTTCTTCATCATATCCAATTACTGCTCCTTCTCCTTTAAGTGGTCTGCCCGAATTTTCTCATCTGGGTTGGGGTCATTGGTTTACTTTGCGAGACCTTGAGCTGGCGACAAACAGGTTTTCGAAGGAGAATGTTATTGGAGAGGGTGGATATGGAATTGTTTACCAAGGACAGCTTATCAATGGAACTCCTGTTGCTGTTAAGAAGCTCCTCAACAACTT AGGTCAAGCTGAAAAAGAATTTAGAGTGGAAGTAGAGGCTATTGGCCATGTGCGGCACAAGAATTTGGTTCGACTTCTGGGATACTGTATTGAAGGAACTCATAG ACTGCTGGTGTATGAGTACGTCAACAATGGCAATTTAGAACAGTGGCTTCATGGTGCAATGTGTCAGCATGGATATCTTACTTGGGAGGCTAGAATGAAGGTTCTTCTTGGCACAGCGAAAGC ACTTGCCTATCTGCATGAGGCAATTGAACCGAAGGTGGTTCATAGAGATATAAAATCAAGCAACATACTGATTGATGAAGACTTCAATTCTAAGGTCTCTGATTTTGGTTTGGCTAAGCTACTAGGTGCTGGGAAAAGTCACATTACGACTCGAGTCATGGGCACCTTTGG ATATGTGGCTCCTGAATATGCAAATACTGGCCTTTTAAATGAAAAGAGTGATGTTTATAGCTTTGGGGTATTGCTGTTGGAAGCAATTACAGGACGGGATCCAGTGGACTATGGTCGTCCTGCTGCAGAG GTTAATCTGGTTGACTGGCTGAAAATTATGGTCGGAAGTAGGCGGTCGGAGGAAGTGGTGGATCCAAATATTGACAGGAGGCCATCGACTAGAGCCCTCAAAAGGGCTCTTTTGACTGCTTTGAGATGTGTTGATCCAGATTCAGACAAGAGACCAAGGATGAGCCAAGTTGTCCGGATGCTCGAATCGGAAGAATATCCCATACCAAGAGGG GACCGAAGGCATAGAAGGACCCGGGCAAGTAGCTTTGAGATCGATTCCCAGAGGGAGAACTGCGACACAGATAAAAGCGACAATCGAGACCTAAGATAA